From one Nocardioides yefusunii genomic stretch:
- a CDS encoding VOC family protein — MTRPAISEVKVATVGVTDLEASVAFYSGCFDYVEHGRGPISPEETAQLWGGATDLVGEAVVLGPAGGTTGLVRLVHYPESKPLYWGDYSRLQDLGHYALNIRVPEINAAMAAVAAHGGKTRSGPTHWTVTPDLSAWDSLSWDPDGILVDVFQLEPGPANPLADYDGRPTGLQTVCLHSANANASARFYAALGLRPLYDKLLERMEDFFHLPDGVGLHNINMMHPDRNDSGRVEIAQYVGFEGDDQRHLAVAGTAGILSLAFETTDLDATTVLLKAIGTETAGDEIEVDQVGFGRVRVRAWFGPDGERVEFFQRL; from the coding sequence GTGACTCGACCTGCGATCAGCGAGGTGAAGGTGGCCACCGTGGGCGTCACCGACCTGGAGGCGTCCGTCGCCTTCTACTCGGGGTGCTTCGACTACGTCGAGCACGGCCGTGGCCCGATCTCGCCCGAGGAGACAGCACAGTTGTGGGGCGGGGCCACCGATCTGGTCGGCGAGGCCGTCGTCCTGGGACCGGCCGGAGGCACCACCGGCCTGGTGCGTCTGGTCCACTACCCCGAGAGCAAGCCCCTCTACTGGGGCGACTACTCGCGTCTGCAGGATCTGGGCCACTACGCCCTCAACATCCGGGTGCCCGAGATCAACGCCGCGATGGCTGCGGTCGCCGCCCACGGCGGGAAGACTCGCTCGGGCCCGACGCACTGGACGGTCACCCCCGACCTGTCCGCGTGGGACTCTCTCTCGTGGGACCCCGACGGCATCCTCGTCGACGTGTTCCAGCTGGAGCCGGGCCCCGCGAACCCGTTGGCCGACTACGACGGTCGCCCGACCGGCCTGCAGACCGTGTGCCTGCACTCGGCGAACGCGAACGCTTCGGCCCGCTTCTACGCCGCGCTCGGCCTGCGTCCCCTCTACGACAAGCTGCTGGAGCGGATGGAGGACTTCTTCCATCTGCCCGACGGCGTGGGCCTGCACAACATCAACATGATGCACCCCGACAGGAACGACTCCGGTCGCGTGGAGATCGCCCAGTACGTCGGCTTCGAGGGCGACGACCAGCGTCACCTCGCGGTCGCAGGCACCGCAGGAATCCTGTCTCTCGCCTTCGAGACCACCGACCTCGACGCCACCACCGTGCTGCTGAAGGCGATCGGCACGGAGACTGCCGGCGACGAGATCGAGGTCGACCAGGTCGGCTTCGGACGGGTACGCGTGCGTGCATGGTTCGGCCCGGACGGCGAACGCGTCGAGTTCTTCCAGCGCCTGTGA
- a CDS encoding SDR family oxidoreductase, which produces MNAVADSRPLTGACAMVTGAGTGIGRAITLALAARGLHVVALGRRAAPLADLADAASGLPGRVRPATADVSLPGVLDDVAARHLAPDARLEVIVASAGAFTRGPVASLTTDAWDAQIASNLTAAFHTLALASRRMTAQELVDGRRGHVFTPSTPARA; this is translated from the coding sequence GTGAACGCCGTCGCCGACTCCCGCCCACTGACGGGTGCCTGCGCGATGGTCACGGGAGCCGGGACCGGCATCGGACGCGCGATCACTCTGGCTCTCGCCGCGCGTGGACTGCACGTCGTCGCACTCGGGCGTCGCGCGGCGCCGCTGGCCGACCTCGCCGATGCAGCGTCCGGCCTGCCCGGCCGGGTGCGCCCCGCGACGGCGGACGTCTCACTGCCCGGCGTGCTCGACGACGTCGCGGCCCGCCATCTCGCCCCCGACGCCCGTCTCGAGGTGATCGTCGCCTCCGCGGGGGCGTTCACGCGTGGACCGGTGGCTTCCTTGACGACGGACGCCTGGGACGCACAGATCGCGTCGAACCTCACCGCGGCGTTCCACACCCTGGCGCTCGCCTCGCGGCGCATGACCGCCCAGGAACTGGTGGACGGACGCCGCGGCCACGTCTTCACCCCCTCAACTCCGGCGCGGGCGTGA
- a CDS encoding alpha/beta hydrolase, producing the protein MSSAATSPLAGVEIERHYATLPAGSASSGAQVHYLRAGHGKPVVLTHSSPMSAETMKHWIEPLAARFTVYALDTAGYGQSDPLTAVDGDEPTIDDYAVRVLEFADAVGLDRFTIGGTHTGSKIALAVAVRAPGRVAQLVMDGLGIYTSAEMLDQLDRYTPPVVPDWYGGHLLEAWHRMRNMWTFFPWYDQRPEARLDESLPALEDLHQMTFDLLRSPDWGLAYRAAFRYDARAALERLKVPAVLVAKEADPLHGHLPRLGVDAPSLTVTSVANADHMAAVVAAFDDAVDLPDAPQVPATVHLGGTTRRYVRTASGTTHVRFDGDPDAPVVLLVHGSPGSADSFDDLIRDLAADHLVVSPDTLGNGFSSPPHVDLEHGVVPEIGDFADVTAEVMEALGLRGVKAYGSHTGACIALELACRRPDLVAQVVADGLPVLDEESRRDILANYFIDMSPTIHGEHLVRAWHTIRDVQLYWPWYRTDAVNARPTAPSDPEHLHRLVMEFVKSGSSYKYSYGAAFRFMSQERLAAVDVPVLVCATPEDMLREGSEDIAGGRISFVELEPAAGRGAAWALRQVN; encoded by the coding sequence ATGAGCTCCGCAGCCACCTCCCCCCTTGCTGGTGTCGAGATCGAACGGCACTACGCCACCCTGCCGGCCGGATCGGCCAGCAGTGGTGCCCAGGTCCACTACCTGCGCGCCGGACACGGCAAGCCCGTCGTCCTCACCCACTCCTCGCCGATGTCGGCCGAGACCATGAAGCACTGGATCGAGCCACTGGCTGCACGGTTCACCGTCTACGCCCTCGACACTGCCGGGTACGGCCAGTCCGATCCACTGACCGCTGTCGACGGCGACGAGCCGACCATCGACGACTACGCCGTGCGCGTCCTGGAGTTCGCCGACGCCGTCGGTCTCGACCGTTTCACCATCGGTGGCACCCACACCGGCTCCAAGATCGCCCTCGCCGTCGCGGTGCGTGCTCCCGGTCGGGTGGCGCAACTCGTCATGGACGGCCTGGGCATCTACACCTCCGCGGAGATGCTCGACCAGCTCGACCGCTACACCCCACCCGTGGTGCCGGACTGGTACGGCGGTCACCTTCTCGAGGCCTGGCACCGCATGCGCAACATGTGGACGTTCTTCCCCTGGTACGACCAGCGCCCCGAAGCCCGTCTGGACGAGTCGCTGCCCGCGCTCGAGGACCTGCACCAGATGACGTTCGACCTCCTGCGCTCGCCTGACTGGGGCCTCGCCTACCGGGCCGCGTTCCGTTACGACGCCCGCGCAGCTCTGGAACGCCTCAAGGTCCCGGCCGTGCTGGTGGCCAAGGAGGCCGACCCGCTGCACGGACACCTCCCGCGCCTCGGCGTCGACGCCCCCTCGCTCACCGTCACCAGTGTCGCCAACGCCGACCACATGGCCGCCGTCGTCGCCGCCTTCGACGACGCCGTCGACCTGCCCGACGCACCGCAGGTCCCCGCAACCGTCCACCTCGGCGGGACCACCCGCCGCTACGTGCGCACCGCGAGCGGCACCACGCACGTCCGGTTCGACGGAGACCCCGACGCACCGGTCGTCCTGCTCGTGCACGGCTCGCCCGGATCGGCGGACTCCTTCGACGACCTGATCCGCGACCTCGCCGCCGACCACCTCGTCGTCTCGCCCGACACCTTGGGCAACGGGTTCTCCTCGCCGCCGCACGTGGACCTCGAGCACGGTGTCGTGCCCGAGATCGGTGATTTCGCTGACGTCACCGCCGAGGTGATGGAGGCTCTGGGCCTGCGTGGGGTGAAGGCGTACGGCAGTCACACCGGAGCCTGCATCGCCCTCGAACTCGCGTGCCGACGACCCGACCTGGTGGCACAGGTCGTCGCCGACGGGCTCCCGGTGCTCGACGAGGAGTCGCGCCGCGACATCCTGGCCAACTACTTCATCGACATGAGTCCGACCATTCACGGCGAACACCTGGTGCGGGCCTGGCACACGATCCGCGACGTCCAGCTCTACTGGCCCTGGTACCGCACCGACGCGGTCAACGCCCGACCCACTGCGCCGTCGGACCCCGAGCACCTGCACCGTCTGGTGATGGAGTTCGTCAAGAGCGGCTCGTCGTACAAGTACTCCTACGGTGCGGCGTTCCGCTTCATGTCCCAGGAGCGTCTGGCGGCCGTCGACGTCCCGGTCCTGGTCTGCGCGACCCCGGAGGACATGCTGCGTGAGGGCAGTGAGGACATCGCCGGCGGACGAATCTCGTTCGTCGAGCTCGAACCCGCTGCCGGGCGCGGTGCCGCCTGGGCCCTGCGTCAGGTGAACTGA